The Rhodospirillales bacterium nucleotide sequence AGGACTCAGACCGATGCATCCCGTGTATATCCGCATTCTGGCCTATGTGTTCTCCAGCATGCTCGCCCTGATCCCCGCCGCGGCGGCCGGTTGGGGCGTGGCCTATGCCGATGGCATCCTGAGCGTGCACATCGAGACGTTGGCGACCGCATTGGGGGCGGCGACCATCGGATCGCTCGGCGTGTTCCGGCTTTGGGGCACGAGATGATCGCCCGCGCTGCCATTCTCGCCGCCGCGGTCGCATTGGCGACCCCGGCAACGGCCCAACAGCAATGTGGCGGCGCCGCCGACATGTCGGCATGGCTGTCCGGGGAATACGGCGAGGCCGTGGTCGGGCAGGGCGTCAACGAAACCGGCGTTGTCATGCAGATGTGGGGCAACGCCGAAACCGGCACCTGGACGATCACCGCACTTCTGCCGGACGGGCAACTCTGCCTGCTCGCCGCGGGCGGCGGCTTCGAGGTGCCAGCGGTTCGCCCGCCCGGCATCGACGGCACGGATCATGCTCGTTGTAGTAGGTAGTCACGTTCGCTCCTTCCGGGTGGCGGTTTGCTTTTCCGGCCAGTCGGCGGGCCGGTAGCCGTTCAGGTAGGCTCGCATGAGCAGCGCGTGGGCGGGGTCAATCCGGCGCCGTCCCGCCGCCCACTGCCAGAACGTCGTTGCGGCCCGGGCCTCCGAGAGGCCGAGCATCCGCGCCAGATCGGCGTTGCGCAGGCCGAGCTCTTGCCGGGCCCGCGCAAACTCGGCGGGGGTCACTCGTCCTCGTCCTCGTCCTCGTCCCTGCCCACGATCCACCCCAATCGCAGCCACGGGTTCCCCGGGTCGCACTCCTCGACCCCGTCATCCGGAGCATCGGTCGTCAGATTGACCACCGCGACGATCGCGCCCGTCTCGGCGTCAAAGACATTCACGGTCGCGGATGCGTCCTCGATGAAATCATGGCCTTCGTGCTCGAACCTGGCGCCGCCGAGCCACGCACGCGACACGGCCGTGCGGGCATCGCCGATCGTCGCGTAGTCCGGGTACACCTCGTACGATCCGTCGAGGGAGAAAAGCCCGACCCGAATCCCGGGGAAATAGTCGGTGATGTCGCCCCCCTGCAGGATGGTCGCGTCGGCGATGGCGAGGCAGTAGCTGGTCATCTTCGGATCTCCCGGTTGTGGGCGTCTGCCCGGCTCCATGCGCTAGATATATTGCATAGAGATACCGCCGTCAAGGGGAATCTGTCGCTCGGCGATATTTTGGTCGTGCGCCTCGGTATCGGGCGGCGTGGGGCAGAAATCGTCGTCAATCCGCGCCCCGCCGCCGCCGCGGATGGCCCGGAAGAGGGGCGCCGCCGATGGCTGGGGGCGGCCGGTCATCCCAGCCCCCACAGGACCGCCAGCGCCAGCGCCGCGCCTAGCCGGCCGCGGCCGGAGTGCGACCCCGAGGACTCGCTCCCACGACCACGGGTTGCTGCGCCGCCGCCTCGGCCGAAACCCACAAGCCGCCGATGGTTTCGAGCGTCATCACCTCGGCTTTGATCCGCTCGATTGCGGCGGGGGTGAGCACGTCGTCACGGGCGTGGTCCATCGGGCACGTCTGGTGAGGGGCGGGGGCCGGCTGGTATCCGCCCGCCGGCGCCCCGTGCTTCGGGTGCACCATCTTGCCGCGGTCGCGTGAGTCAGCCATTCCACACCGCCTTTCCGTTCACCATCCGGCCGACGATCCGCACCTCGCCGGCAATGTCGCCGGGGTGATCGAGGCAGATCAGGTGCCGCTCTCTGCGCTTCCCCGGACGGCCGTCGTTCTGGACGCTCTGGTAGTGGACGTGCAGCGACCACGTGATGCGCGGCGGGATCGGCGGCCACGAAATGCTCGTGCCCTGATAGATTCCCATGCGCCACCGCCCGTCCGAGATCAGCGTCTCGCCGCGCACCAGCCCGGCGCGCTTGATCGCGATCCGCAGCACGCGCGCCCCTTCCGTGCGGATGCGGTCGATCTCGGTATTGCGCCGGGCCAGCAGCGCCTCGGACTGCGCGTCGATGCGCGCAATGCGGGCGAAGCCCGGGGCGAGGTCTTTCATGGCGGGGCGGTCAGGCATTGCGCGCCTTCCTGTTCTGCGCCCGCGTCGGGGCGTCATAGGCGTTGTGGCACCGCTGGCACCAAGCGCGGAGGTTGTCGGGCGCGCAGTTCTCGGGCCGGTGGTCGAGGTGGGCGATGGTCAGCACCACGCGGCTGCCTGTGATCGGATGCAGCGCCCGGTTCTCGGCCCGGCAGTCGGGCCAGAGCGGGCTCCCTTCGCAGCGATCCCCGGCGCGCGACAGGATCGCGGCGCGGATCGCCTGCCAGTCGCGCGGGTATCGGTCGCGGTTCTCGGGCCTGATCGGCATCACGCGATCCCTCTCATGTCTGGCGGCGGGCGCCGCCACGCGAATTTCAGGTGGCCGACGACCGTGCGGCCGTTCAGGGCGAGGCCATAGTCGCGGTCGGTGGCGGGGCCGCCGACGATGGCGCGCAGCACCGCGTCGGGGGTGGGGAAGCGGCTGGGCCCCTCTCCCAGCCGGCGCAGGTGGGGGCAGACCTCGCGCGCCAGATCGGCGCAGCGGCGGTGGGCTTGAATGTCAGCCATTGGCGAGCTCCAACAGGACATCGGCGTGGCAGGGGCATCCCGGCGGGCACCAGCACGCCAGATCGCGCCCCCGCAGTTCGGGCAGGCGGGCGAGGATTGCCTGCCGCCGGGTTTCGAGAGCCGCCCGCACGGCGGCCGTTCCATTGGGCATCAGTCGTTCGGGCAGCGCGCCGTCGGGCACGCCTCGCCCCGCCAGCCATGAGCCGTAGATCCCGACGGCGTCATAATCGCCCATCAGTCGCAGCGGGACGCGGTAGGTGCCCAGCCACCGCGCGCCCGTCTCTGGCCACCAGAATGCGTTGCCGTCTCCCGCAACCCACGGGCTG carries:
- a CDS encoding DUF4326 domain-containing protein yields the protein MPDRIQLRRTKGWRLPPGARVVTRVTIFGSPWVAGDGNAFWWPETGARWLGTYRVPLRLMGDYDAVGIYGSWLAGRGVPDGALPERLMPNGTAAVRAALETRRQAILARLPELRGRDLACWCPPGCPCHADVLLELANG